TCGATGTTTCCCCCTGAGCCGGGCCAGGGGGGCGGGGGCAGGGCCCATCATGATGACCCGCCCGGAATGGGAGTGGGCGCGGAGGCGCACAGAGAGGTCTCTCGCCGTCAATTCGGCCCGTTTCATCGAGGTGGCGGATATCTGCAGAAGGATCATGTGGGAAAAGGGCGGATACTTGAGGGCCCTTCGCAGGCGGATCTCCCTTTCGTAAAAAGCGTCAAAGTCCTGGGAGACTGCATGCTTCACCGCATAGTGCTCGGGGAAGGAGGTCTGAATGATCACGTGTCCCGGGTCTTTTCCCCTTCCCGCACGCCCGGAGACCTGCGTGAGCAGGGTGAAGACGTGCTCGGCAGCCCGGAAATCGGGAAGGTTCAGCATCTGATCCACCGTCAGAACACCCACCAGGGTCACGGAGGGGAAATCGTGCCCCTTTGCGATCATCTGGGTGCCGATGAGGCACTGGATGCGTCCCAGGCTGAAGAGGTGGAGGGTCTCCTTCAGCTTTCCCCGCTTTGCCATGGAGTCCCGGTCCACGACGGCCGAACGGACTCCGGGAAAGATCTGACGCAGTTTTTCTTCCACCTTTTCTGTCCCGATGCCGACGGTTTCAAGAAGCTCCTGTCCGCATTCGGGGCAGGATTCGGGGATCGGCATCCTGTGGTTGCAGTAATGGCAGAGAAGGACCTTCCACCTTCGGTGAACGGTGTGGTTCACACTGCAGGCGGGGCAGGGAAAGGTCATGCCGCACAGCCTGCACATCAGGTAGGGGGCATAGCCCTTCCGGGTCACAAGCAGCATTGCCTGCTTCCCGGCGGAGAAGGTCTGTTCCATGGCCTCCCGGAGAGGAGTGGAAAAGATCACGAGACCATGCTCTTCCGGGTCAGGAGGCTCATTACGAAGATCGGTAATCGTAACCGCCGGCAGTGTGGCTTCGCCGATTCGGCGATTCAGACGGACCAGCGAGTAGCGTTCGAGGTCGGCATTATGCCGGGAGACCAGGGACGGGGTGGCGGATCCCAGGATCACGACTCCTTTGCTTTCCCGGGCCCGCACGATGCTGAGGTCCCGTGCGTGGTACCGCGGGGCATTTTCCTGCTTGTAGGCGGCGTCCTGTTCTTCATCCACGATGATCAGGGCCGGACGTTGCAGAGGGGCAAAAACAGCGGAGCGGGGTCCGATGACAACCTGAATATCTCCCTTCCGGATCTTTTCATATTCCTGGGTTCGTTCCCGGTCGTTCAGCCCGGAATGGAGGATGGCCAGCCGTGATCCGAACAGTGCTTTCAGACGACGGGCTGGCGCAAGGGTAAGGGCGATTTCCGGAACCAGATAGAGGGCCGTGCGGCCCTGCTCTACAGCGTCGGCAATGGCGTGCAGATAGATCTCGGTCTTCCCGGATGAGGTGATTCCCTGCAGTAAAAAGGTGGAAAAGCTTTCTGCCCGTATCGATTCCCGGATCTTTCCGGCGGCTTCCTCCTGATCCGGTGTCAGTGGATGCAGGGGTGGCCCCTCCCAGTCGGGAAGGGCGTGGCTGGTAAGGTCCAGATCGATTTGCTGATCGGAGACCCGAAGGAGCCCGGCCCGGATCATGGCTTGAATTGTGGAAGAAGAACAGGGAGTCCAGGCGGTGATTTCATCTTCCGTCAGGGGACGATTCTCTTCCGCAAGAAGGCGGAGGACTTCTTTCTGTCGGGGCGATCGTTTGCATTTCTCCAGGAGGATTTCCAGGCTCTTTCCGGGCAGGCTGAAGAGCCTGCGCACCGCCACGTGCTTGCCTTCCGGGAGAAATCCCTTCACTTCGCCGGAGCTGACCAGTGCCTCGATTCGTTCATACCAGCCGGGACGTTCCTGGACTTCGGACAGGGTGAGGCGTCCCCGGGAGAGGAGGGATCCCGTCAACTCTCCGGTCAGGGTACCCTTCTCATATCGACGGGCAGTCCCCTTTACCGTTGGCTTGTAATAGGGTTCCTCGAGACGGGTCAGAGACCCCGGAAGGGTGGCCAGGAGCGCCTGACCCACGGGAACCATATAGTATTCCGCCATCCAGAGACCCAGGCTGAGGATTTCCCCGGCGAGGGCCGGTGTCCGGTCCAGGATGCAGGCGATGGATTTGATGGGAAAGGAAGGAAGGGGTCCCTCGGTGCGGCCGGTTATCACGCCAAGGTGGCGCTGATGCTTGAAGGGTACGATGACTCTTGAACCCGGCTGTGCCAGGGATTGGAGATGATCGGGAACGGAGTAGGTAAAGGTCGTAAAGAGGGGGAGGGGGAGAGCGACCTCGATGAACATGGAGCGCCGGTCAGCTCGATGCGGGGAGAGGCAGACCCAGACGGCGCATGACCTCCTGGAGATCTTCCCAGGCTTCCCGTTTTTTTCCGGGTTGTCTCAGGAGGAAGGAGGGGTGAAAGGTGGGCATGACCGGGATTCCCCGGTAGGCATACCAGTGGCCTCTCATCTTGGAAATCGGCTCTGCCGATCCTGTAAGGACCTGGGAAGAAACACGGCCCAGTGCGACAATGACTTCCGGTTGGATCAGTTCCAGCTGGCGGATGAGGTATCCGATGCATGCATCCGCCTCTTCGGGCTCGGGGTCCCGGTTGCCGGGAGGCCGGCATTTCAAGATATTGCAGATGTAGACCTGTTCCCGTGACAGCCCCATGGCGCCGATCATCCGGGTCAAAAGCTGGCCGGCCCGCCCGACAAAGGGCTCTCCCTGGCGGTCCTCATCCGCTCCCGGTGCTTCTCCCACAAAAACGAGCCGGGCCTCGATGTCGCCCGTCCCAAAGACGGTCTGGGTTCTGCCGGCGTGCAGCTTGCACTTTGTGCAGGCGGATACGATAGCTTCCAGTTCCTTTACGTCCCCGGCCGCTTCACCTTTCGTATGCTTGACCCCCAGGTAGGTGTATTCGAAACCCAGGGTGTGAAAGTAGTCGGCCCACTGCTTCATGATCGGACCACGTGCTGGAGGATTCGGCGGGCGATATCGGATTTGGAACTTCGGGGAAGGTGGATGGACGGGCCCTGCCGGGGGTAGATGAAGACTTCGTTGTGATCCGATGCAAATCCGATGGAGGAGTCGCTGACATCATTGGCTACAATGAAGTCGGCACCCTTGGCCGCCATTTTTTCTCGAACCCGGGTCTCGTCCAGGGTGGTTTCCGCCGCAAAGGCCACGATGGTCAGGTCAGGGCAGGCCTTGCGGACCGACGCGAGAATGTCCGCTGTGGGTTCCAGGGTGAGGGGGAGCGAATTCCCTGTCCTTCGGATCTTTTCGCTGGAGATTTCGTTCAGCTTGAAATCTCCAACGGCGGCGGTCATCAGCAGGAGGTCTGCTTCACCGGCCCGTGAAAGGACGGCATCCGTCATTTCCCCGGCTGTTGAAACCGGGATCGATGTGACGCCATAGGGAGGCTCGGTGGAGAGAGGGCCGTGAACCAGGGTGACCGTCGCACCCTCCCGATAGGCTTCCGCCGCGAGGTGAACGCCCATCTTTCCCGTCGAAGGATTGGAAAGGAACCGAACCGGGTCGATCGGCTCACGGGTCGGTCCTGCGGTTACGAGGATCTTTCGGCCCGTAAGAAGGGGTTCCGGATTTCCTGCTCGCCGAGACGCAGCCACGATGGCGGGTATCTCGGCCAGCCTTCCCTGTCCCCAGTCCCCGCAGGCCAGCTCCCCGGATTCGGGTTCGACGAGGATGACCCCCCGCTGAATCAGAATTTCCAGGTTTTCCCGTACGGCGGGGTGGTCCCACATATGAACGTTCATGGCGGGAGCCAGTACGACAGGTCCGGGATGGGCGAGATAGTAGGTGCTGAGCTGATCGTCGGCAAGACCGCGGGCGAACTTGGCCAGGATATTCGCAGTGGCGGGGGCTACGACAAGTACGTCGGCCCACTTTCCAAGGTCGACATGGTCTACGGCTTCCCGGCCGTGCTCGGGAAACATATCGAGAAATACTTCGTGTCCGGACAGGACGCCCAGGGTCATGGGGGTGATGAATCGTGTGGCATGTGCCGTCATCATCACCCTGACTTCATCCCCGCTCCGCCGCCACGAGCGGATCAGTTCTGCGGCCTTATAGGCTGCAATTCCTCCGGTTACTCCGAGGACGACTCGCATGGATAGGGACCGATTACGACCTCTTTCCCTTCCTGGGAAGTGAATTTCACGCCGATTTTATCCTGCATCACTTCTTCGAGGGCAATGTAAGTGGGTTTGGAGTCGCGGGGGGGGATTCGAGTTGTTTCCCCGTCGATCAGGCGACCGGCCCTCTCAGCGGATACAAGGATGAGTCTATATATGCTGTCAAATTTCCCGATTCTCACGGTGCCTCCTTCGTTGGCAAAAAGGTATCTAACACGGCCTGAATCTTTCCGGCCATACGTTCCCGGCACAGGCGCCGGGCCCGGATAATGGTCTTTAGATCTTCAACGGCGCGGGTAAGGTCTTCATTTATCATAACATAATCGTAGTGTGCCGATTGCATTAACTCACCTCCTGCATTCCTGAGGCGGGTTTCGATTTCCGATTCACTGTCCGAGAGGCGGTTCAGGAGCCGGCTCCTCAGTTCCTCGAATGAGGGGGGGAGCAGAAGAATGTGAATGGATTCGGGACAACGGTCCTTGACCTGGCGTGATCCCTGAACATCGATGTCCAGAATGATGTCGGTCCCGGCCTGCCTGGCTTTATCTACCGTCTCCGCGGAAGTTCCATAGAGGTTGTTGTGGACCTCGGCCCACTCCAGGAAGAGACCCTTCTCAGCCATGGCATGGAAGGTCTCCACCTCCACGAAGTGATAATCAATTCCGTCATGTTCGCCCGGTCGGGGAGAGCGGGTGGTGGTGGATACAGAAAAGGCGACGGAATCGATGGATTCCAGCACTCCCCGGATTACGGAGGTCTTCCCGCATCCGGAAGGCGCGGAGAGGACGAAGAGGTCGCCCGGAATCGGGTCACTCGATGTTCTGGATCTGTTCACGAAATTTCTCGTTGGCCAGCTTTGCCTTGACAACCAGTTCGCGAGTATCCACGTCTTTCAGCTTCTGGCCCATCGTGTTGAGCTCGCGGTGGAGTTCCTGCGTGAAAAAATTGAGCTCCTTGCCGACAGGTGTCGAGGGTTCCGAGAGCATCGTTCCCATCGATTCCACAAAGCGGCGGGCCCGGACCATTTCCTCCCGGATATCCATGCGCATACTTAAGAGGCCGGCTTCGGTCACGATTCGTTCTTCGGAGACTTCCTCGCCGATGAGCTCATCGAGACGCTCCCTGAGCTCGTTCATGATCGTCGGGACCAGGTTTTCGACCTCGTCTTCAAGCCGTTCGAGGACCGCTTCGACCTCCTTCAGCTGGTGGAGCAGGTCGGGAAGGAGACGGGAGGCCTCCTCGGCACGGACCTCAAGGACTTCTTCCAGGGCCGATTCCACGGAGGCCAGGACTATTTCCGAGGATTCCTCCGACAGGTCGCTCGTATCCTGTTTCATGCTTTCCGGAAGAAGGAGCAGGGAACCCGGGATCGGTTCATCGGGGAAGAGGTCCTGCCAGTCTTCCGCTACCGCCCGGATGTAGCTGGAATTCAGGAGTCCACCCGTGACCATCGGTCCTCCCTGGAGCCTGGCCGTGATGTTGACCTTTCCCCGGGAAAGATAGGCGGCAGTGAGCTGTCGAATGTCGGATTCCAGGGAGGCGAGGAGATCGGGAAGGGATATCTGCAATTCCATAAAGCGGTGATTGACGCTTCGAACCGTGACGGTCAGGTTTCTTCCATCCGGTAACGTGCGCCTGCACTGGGCGTAACCAGTCATGCTGTAGAGCATCAGGCCTCCTCGAACATCTGCATGCGGACCATGCCGGCGTAGTGTCCACCCCGGGCCATCAGTTCGGTATGGGTACCCTCTTCGATCACACGGCCGTTATCCAGGACAATGATTTTGTCGGCATGCTTCACCGTGGAAAGGCGATGCGCGATCACAAGGGTGGTCCTTCCGACCATCAGGGTATCCAGGGCTTTCTGGACGAGGGTTTCCGATTCGGAGTCCAGGGAGGAGGTGGCCTCGTCCAGGATCAGGATCGGCGGATCTTTGGCCAGGGCACGGGCAATGCTGAGCCTCTGCCTCTGTCCTCCCGAAAGGGTGACCCCGCTCTCCCCGATAATTGTGTCGAATCCCCGGGGCAGGTTTTCGATGAACTCGAGGGCGTACGCAGCTTTCGCGGCCTCCCGTACCTTCTGCGGGTCGGTCGAGGGGCTGGCGTAGGCGATGTTGCTCAGGACCGTATCGTTGAAGAGGATTGTCTGCTGGGTCACGATTCCCATTTTATCCCGCAGGCTCTGTTTTTGGAACTCCTGGATATCCACGCCGTCGATGGCGATCCGTCCCGCGGTTGCGTCGTAAAAGCGGGGCAGGAGAAGAGAAAGCGTGGACTTTCCCGCTCCGGAGGATCCCACGATCGCTATGACCTGACCCCGTTTGACCTGGAAGGTCACGCCGCGGAGGACTTCCCCCTTTTCTTCGGTGTAGAGGAACCGCACGTCTTCAAAGGTGATCTCTTCAGAAACTCCGGGAAAGGGGCGGGTTCCGTCGGCTATGAACTCATCTTCCATGTCCGTCAGGGCAAAGACCCGGTCTGCGGCCACGGAGGCCTGCTGGAGCGCGAGGTTAACCTTGTTCAACTTCTTTATCGGTGCGTACATCATGAAAATGGCACCCAGGAAGGATGAAAATTCACCGATCGACATCCTGCCCTGGCTGATTTCATGTCCGGCATAGAGAAACATTCCCAGCGCGAGCATGATGCCCAGGGTTTCAATGACCGGAGCGCTGATCGATTGGACCAGCCTGGCTCGCAGGTTTGCGTGGAGGTGCCGGTCTGCCGTCAGGAGAAATCGGTTATTTTCATGATTTTCTGCGTTAAAGGCTTTTACGATCAGGCTTCCCTGGAACGTTTCCGTGAGGAGTCCCGCCATTCGGGCCATCTCTTCCTGGCTGCGTCTCGACGACTTTCGAAGGCTTCGAGAAAACCGGATGATGGGATAGAGGGTTAACGGTGCGATGATGAGGGCGAAGGCGGAAAGTTTCATGTTAATGGAAACGATCAGAAGGAGGAGTCCCAGAAGCTTGATCGATTCCTGAACGATATCGCCCAGCCGTTCGGCCATGGCGGATTCGATGAAGAGAACGTCACTGATGATGCGGGAAACCAGCTCTCCCGTGGAGGAGAGGGAGAAGAAGCGAAGGGGCATGTACGTCAAACGGCGGTAAAGGAATTTCCGGATGTCCTGAACCATGGAAAGGCCCACAACGGCAAAGGAGTAGTGGGAGAGGAACATGAAGAAGTTATTGAAAATCATGACGACGAAGATCAGGATGGCCACGGCCGGGCGTTCACTCACTCCCATTCCTTTGAACCATGTGATCGTGTGCGCATAGAGGCTGTCCAGCCACTGCACGATGCCTGCCGAATCGACGGGCCCCTGGCTTCCGCCCAGGAGCAGGTCATCAAAGAGGGGCTTGATCAGATAGGCCTGGAGCGTCGCAAAGGCGGAAACCAGGAGCATACCCATAAGGGCCATGACAGCCCAGACCCAGTAGGTTTTTGCAAACCTGAGCATCCGAAATATATTTTTCATGCGGCATACTCCAATACGAGATCGGCCAGGGCCGGAGTCACCCGGTTTTCGCCCAGAATGGATCGAACCCGCTTCAACTCTTCATGCATGGTCCGGCGTTCCCTCTGCTCGGACAGGTAAGGTGCCAGGACCTGGCGGATGGATTC
The genomic region above belongs to Thermoanaerobaculia bacterium and contains:
- a CDS encoding YicC family protein codes for the protein MLYSMTGYAQCRRTLPDGRNLTVTVRSVNHRFMELQISLPDLLASLESDIRQLTAAYLSRGKVNITARLQGGPMVTGGLLNSSYIRAVAEDWQDLFPDEPIPGSLLLLPESMKQDTSDLSEESSEIVLASVESALEEVLEVRAEEASRLLPDLLHQLKEVEAVLERLEDEVENLVPTIMNELRERLDELIGEEVSEERIVTEAGLLSMRMDIREEMVRARRFVESMGTMLSEPSTPVGKELNFFTQELHRELNTMGQKLKDVDTRELVVKAKLANEKFREQIQNIE
- the coaBC gene encoding bifunctional phosphopantothenoylcysteine decarboxylase/phosphopantothenate--cysteine ligase CoaBC, with the protein product MRVVLGVTGGIAAYKAAELIRSWRRSGDEVRVMMTAHATRFITPMTLGVLSGHEVFLDMFPEHGREAVDHVDLGKWADVLVVAPATANILAKFARGLADDQLSTYYLAHPGPVVLAPAMNVHMWDHPAVRENLEILIQRGVILVEPESGELACGDWGQGRLAEIPAIVAASRRAGNPEPLLTGRKILVTAGPTREPIDPVRFLSNPSTGKMGVHLAAEAYREGATVTLVHGPLSTEPPYGVTSIPVSTAGEMTDAVLSRAGEADLLLMTAAVGDFKLNEISSEKIRRTGNSLPLTLEPTADILASVRKACPDLTIVAFAAETTLDETRVREKMAAKGADFIVANDVSDSSIGFASDHNEVFIYPRQGPSIHLPRSSKSDIARRILQHVVRS
- the gmk gene encoding guanylate kinase gives rise to the protein MNRSRTSSDPIPGDLFVLSAPSGCGKTSVIRGVLESIDSVAFSVSTTTRSPRPGEHDGIDYHFVEVETFHAMAEKGLFLEWAEVHNNLYGTSAETVDKARQAGTDIILDIDVQGSRQVKDRCPESIHILLLPPSFEELRSRLLNRLSDSESEIETRLRNAGGELMQSAHYDYVMINEDLTRAVEDLKTIIRARRLCRERMAGKIQAVLDTFLPTKEAP
- the priA gene encoding primosomal protein N', producing MFIEVALPLPLFTTFTYSVPDHLQSLAQPGSRVIVPFKHQRHLGVITGRTEGPLPSFPIKSIACILDRTPALAGEILSLGLWMAEYYMVPVGQALLATLPGSLTRLEEPYYKPTVKGTARRYEKGTLTGELTGSLLSRGRLTLSEVQERPGWYERIEALVSSGEVKGFLPEGKHVAVRRLFSLPGKSLEILLEKCKRSPRQKEVLRLLAEENRPLTEDEITAWTPCSSSTIQAMIRAGLLRVSDQQIDLDLTSHALPDWEGPPLHPLTPDQEEAAGKIRESIRAESFSTFLLQGITSSGKTEIYLHAIADAVEQGRTALYLVPEIALTLAPARRLKALFGSRLAILHSGLNDRERTQEYEKIRKGDIQVVIGPRSAVFAPLQRPALIIVDEEQDAAYKQENAPRYHARDLSIVRARESKGVVILGSATPSLVSRHNADLERYSLVRLNRRIGEATLPAVTITDLRNEPPDPEEHGLVIFSTPLREAMEQTFSAGKQAMLLVTRKGYAPYLMCRLCGMTFPCPACSVNHTVHRRWKVLLCHYCNHRMPIPESCPECGQELLETVGIGTEKVEEKLRQIFPGVRSAVVDRDSMAKRGKLKETLHLFSLGRIQCLIGTQMIAKGHDFPSVTLVGVLTVDQMLNLPDFRAAEHVFTLLTQVSGRAGRGKDPGHVIIQTSFPEHYAVKHAVSQDFDAFYEREIRLRRALKYPPFSHMILLQISATSMKRAELTARDLSVRLRAHSHSGRVIMMGPAPAPLARLRGKHRFQILLRAEHRGVLRAVTRAALGDSLSSNITVDIDPYTFL
- the rpoZ gene encoding DNA-directed RNA polymerase subunit omega, encoding MRIGKFDSIYRLILVSAERAGRLIDGETTRIPPRDSKPTYIALEEVMQDKIGVKFTSQEGKEVVIGPYPCESSSE
- a CDS encoding uracil-DNA glycosylase, producing MKQWADYFHTLGFEYTYLGVKHTKGEAAGDVKELEAIVSACTKCKLHAGRTQTVFGTGDIEARLVFVGEAPGADEDRQGEPFVGRAGQLLTRMIGAMGLSREQVYICNILKCRPPGNRDPEPEEADACIGYLIRQLELIQPEVIVALGRVSSQVLTGSAEPISKMRGHWYAYRGIPVMPTFHPSFLLRQPGKKREAWEDLQEVMRRLGLPLPASS
- a CDS encoding ABC transporter transmembrane domain-containing protein; this translates as MKNIFRMLRFAKTYWVWAVMALMGMLLVSAFATLQAYLIKPLFDDLLLGGSQGPVDSAGIVQWLDSLYAHTITWFKGMGVSERPAVAILIFVVMIFNNFFMFLSHYSFAVVGLSMVQDIRKFLYRRLTYMPLRFFSLSSTGELVSRIISDVLFIESAMAERLGDIVQESIKLLGLLLLIVSINMKLSAFALIIAPLTLYPIIRFSRSLRKSSRRSQEEMARMAGLLTETFQGSLIVKAFNAENHENNRFLLTADRHLHANLRARLVQSISAPVIETLGIMLALGMFLYAGHEISQGRMSIGEFSSFLGAIFMMYAPIKKLNKVNLALQQASVAADRVFALTDMEDEFIADGTRPFPGVSEEITFEDVRFLYTEEKGEVLRGVTFQVKRGQVIAIVGSSGAGKSTLSLLLPRFYDATAGRIAIDGVDIQEFQKQSLRDKMGIVTQQTILFNDTVLSNIAYASPSTDPQKVREAAKAAYALEFIENLPRGFDTIIGESGVTLSGGQRQRLSIARALAKDPPILILDEATSSLDSESETLVQKALDTLMVGRTTLVIAHRLSTVKHADKIIVLDNGRVIEEGTHTELMARGGHYAGMVRMQMFEEA